One genomic segment of Capricornis sumatraensis isolate serow.1 chromosome 6, serow.2, whole genome shotgun sequence includes these proteins:
- the RRAGA gene encoding ras-related GTP-binding protein A has product MPNTAMKKKVLLMGKSGSGKTSMRSIIFANYIARDTRRLGATIDVEHSHVRFLGNLVLNLWDCGGQDTFMENYFTSQRDNIFRNVEVLIYVFDVESRELEKDMHYYQSCLEAILQNSPDAKIFCLVHKMDLVQEDQRDLIFKEREEDLRRLSRPLECACFRTSIWDETLYKAWSSIVYQLIPNVQQLEMNLRNFAQIIEADEVLLFERATFLVISHYQCKEQRDVHRFEKISNIIKQFKLSCSKLAASFQSMEVRNSNFAAFIDIFTSNTYVMVVMSDPSIPSAATLINIRNARKHFEKLERVDGPKHSLLMR; this is encoded by the coding sequence ATGCCAAATACAGCCATGAAGAAAAAGGTGCTGTTAATGGGGAAGAGCGGGTCGGGGAAGACCAGCATGAGGTCGATTATCTTTGCCAATTACATCGCTCGCGACACCCGGCGCCTGGGTGCCACCATTGATGTGGAGCACTCCCACGTCCGATTCCTGGGCAACCTAGTGCTGAATCTGTGGGACTGTGGCGGTCAGGATACCTTCATGGAAAATTACTTCACCAGCCAGCGAGACAACATCTTCCGTAATGTCGAGGTTCTGATTTATGTGTTCGACGTGGAGAGCCGCGAACTGGAAAAGGACATGCATTATTACCAGTCGTGTCTGGAGGCCATCCTCCAGAACTCTCCTGATGCCAAAATCTTCTGCTTGGTGCACAAGATGgatctggttcaggaagatcagCGTGACCTGATTTTTAAAGAGCGAGAGGAAGACCTGAGGCGTTTGTCTCGCCCGCTGGAGTGTGCTTGTTTTCGAACATCCATCTGGGATGAAACGCTCTACAAAGCCTGGTCCAGTATTGTCTATCAACTGATTCCCAATGTCCAGCAGCTGGAGATGAATCTCAGGAATTTTGCCCAGATTATTGAGGCCGATGAAGTTCTGCTGTTCGAGAGAGCCACGTTCTTGGTCATCTCCCATTACCAGTGCAAAGAGCAGCGCGATGTCCACCGATTCGAGAAGATCAGCAACATAATTAAGCAGTTCAAGCTGAGCTGCAGTAAATTGGCCGCTTCTTTCCAGAGCATGGAAGTTAGGAATTCTAACTTCGCTGCTTTCATCGACATCTTCACATCAAACACGTACGTGATGGTGGTTATGTCGGATCCGTCGATCCCTTCTGCAGCTACTCTGATCAACATTCGCAATGCCCGGAAACACTTTGAGAAGCTGGAGAGAGTGGATGGTCCCAAGCACAGCCTCCTTATGCGTTGA